The Aureispira anguillae genome contains a region encoding:
- a CDS encoding DUF2891 domain-containing protein: MKSTAIFLVLCLLISCTRKEESGAQEANLDPTPKDSIAQNVTTPNLQLDLQEANRLAQLPLACILTEFPNKLNQVLASEFDLQTPSELHPAFYGCFDWHSAVHGHWSLVSLLKQFPALDSATFIREQLADRLSKENILAEVRYFEQTHNKNFERTYGWAWLLKLAEELHNWDDSLARELENNLYPLSNLIANKYIEFLPQLVYPIRVGTHTNTGFGLAFAYDYALTVNNKALKESIEKRAKAFFLNDKNGPLAWEPNGYDFLSPCFEEIDIMRRVLSPEEFSTWLKNFLPELSKPNFKLEPGIVSNREDGHLVHLDGLNFSRAWCLYGIAKSLPKEYRHLEKIAQQHIQHSLLAITDGNYEGGHWLASFAIYALTSN, from the coding sequence ATGAAATCAACCGCAATTTTTCTAGTACTTTGCTTGCTTATATCTTGTACTCGTAAAGAAGAATCTGGCGCTCAAGAAGCAAATTTAGACCCTACTCCAAAAGACAGCATTGCACAAAATGTAACTACCCCAAATCTACAACTTGATTTACAAGAAGCCAACCGCCTTGCCCAACTCCCATTGGCTTGTATTCTTACCGAGTTTCCAAACAAACTCAATCAAGTACTGGCAAGTGAGTTCGATCTTCAAACACCTAGCGAATTGCATCCTGCTTTTTATGGTTGTTTTGATTGGCATTCGGCGGTACATGGTCACTGGTCATTGGTCAGTTTACTAAAGCAGTTCCCCGCTCTAGATAGTGCGACTTTTATCCGAGAACAACTAGCAGACCGACTTTCAAAAGAAAACATTCTTGCAGAAGTTCGTTATTTTGAACAAACACACAACAAGAATTTCGAGCGGACATACGGCTGGGCATGGCTGCTCAAATTAGCCGAAGAGCTGCACAATTGGGACGATTCTCTTGCAAGAGAATTAGAGAATAACCTCTACCCCTTAAGCAACCTCATTGCCAATAAATATATTGAATTTTTACCTCAATTGGTTTACCCTATCCGAGTAGGCACACATACCAACACTGGTTTTGGTTTAGCTTTTGCTTATGATTATGCGTTGACGGTTAACAATAAAGCGTTAAAAGAAAGCATTGAAAAACGAGCAAAAGCGTTTTTCTTAAACGACAAAAACGGTCCCTTGGCTTGGGAACCCAACGGCTATGATTTTCTTTCTCCCTGCTTTGAAGAAATCGATATTATGCGCCGTGTATTATCCCCAGAAGAATTTTCTACTTGGCTCAAAAACTTTTTGCCAGAACTGTCTAAACCGAATTTTAAATTAGAACCTGGTATTGTTTCCAATCGAGAAGATGGTCATTTGGTTCATTTAGATGGGCTAAATTTTAGTCGTGCTTGGTGCCTCTACGGCATTGCGAAAAGCTTGCCCAAAGAATATCGACACCTTGAAAAAATTGCTCAACAACACATCCAACATTCTCTGCTTGCCATTACAGATGGTAATTATGAGGGCGGGCATTGGCTGGCGAGTTTTGCTATTTATGCCCTAACTAGCAATTAA
- a CDS encoding tetratricopeptide repeat protein, whose protein sequence is MDKEQLQDFLVKVEQDGVAMLHSRGYLWFKSEFLPYLNLADTLLPDAVELIADCWYLVGDIYDFNGAPLKAVESYKKALEYDDEVDGAYREIANMYEQVGRYTEALKYIDLALERMPDNEELMEDKAVIQDSITYTTEPYLTAENKAWQYAEQLAAGEIEAVIAAIQLLENPDRTMLQCLAQAYGAQGEKALFLETWQKIRTAEGSMNLSYADWFYMPFSIYNSKEIWEWLKELSTVVKSTAFIDFDSLNEHYGEQLDSAEELALICDFQIYRITKNKAALKALAKQYPLWEEVQLG, encoded by the coding sequence ATGGATAAGGAACAATTACAAGATTTTTTAGTAAAAGTAGAGCAAGACGGAGTAGCAATGTTGCACAGCAGAGGCTATCTTTGGTTTAAGAGTGAGTTTTTGCCTTACTTAAACTTAGCAGATACTCTTTTGCCTGATGCGGTTGAATTAATAGCAGATTGTTGGTATTTGGTGGGGGACATCTATGATTTTAATGGAGCTCCTCTAAAAGCGGTAGAAAGTTATAAAAAGGCTCTGGAATATGATGATGAAGTGGATGGCGCTTATCGAGAAATTGCAAATATGTATGAGCAGGTAGGACGTTATACAGAGGCCTTAAAATATATTGATCTTGCGTTAGAGCGAATGCCTGACAATGAAGAGCTGATGGAGGATAAAGCAGTCATTCAAGATAGCATAACCTATACAACAGAACCCTATTTAACAGCAGAGAATAAGGCTTGGCAATATGCAGAGCAGTTAGCCGCAGGAGAAATAGAAGCAGTGATTGCTGCTATTCAATTATTGGAAAACCCAGATAGAACGATGCTCCAATGTTTGGCGCAAGCTTATGGTGCACAAGGAGAAAAGGCGTTGTTCTTAGAAACTTGGCAAAAAATTAGAACGGCTGAAGGAAGTATGAATTTGAGTTATGCGGATTGGTTTTATATGCCGTTTTCTATTTATAATAGCAAAGAAATTTGGGAATGGCTGAAGGAATTAAGTACAGTGGTTAAATCCACAGCGTTTATAGACTTTGATAGTTTGAATGAACATTATGGGGAGCAATTAGATTCAGCAGAAGAGTTGGCTTTGATCTGCGATTTTCAGATTTATAGAATTACCAAAAATAAAGCTGCATTAAAAGCATTGGCGAAACAATATCCGCTTTGGGAAGAAGTGCAACTGGGGTAA
- a CDS encoding transglutaminase domain-containing protein: MYHFIAYWYFWGWLFLFGGLLVGTVDVMAQKGRDFDTTAIVQKVAHVPRLKTQEPSILAYYLTKECPNDYHKVLAISYWITQNIKYNYKAFKNKIVGHKTSVEVLRKRKALCKEYAQLFKDMCTSVGIQAEIVNGYTKGFDFVETDTLYRAEHTWSIVEIDNRWYLMDLTYGSGHVAHKKQGLPKLMARAFGIKYRPKFKYVHQFNPQWFFVPPDEMIFTHFPNLEMYQLLKMPLSLKLFKQGGWVIHGHLSWYYKTLKESPEIEAYGARSQIQKWLKEGEEGHQINPDNCRVKGMNYYLALDSLFRAFFDSKNNCLNVSFKELEQLEEYIVVVDSFLREGITNNNREFESKQLQSLQWEKRLNKQNKVHIDLLQKQIQKNLSAQQLVQQIKKENLWHQHSAAQWIKRRSLPCDSNATIVKQVTEMGGLLEPIDSLEAIAKEVDHQKDVLIAQLQAKKLRMSELKEIEILNVYEKNSETIKRLIRQKKLRLPLVYENKVFEDRRQLVEKCQQADSLNQAVVYTALLALRKKQLASHQNIKVYCCLVKQELKLLKEAQHKPFGNRKEWKQRCRRIVENLSKELKFYQLSLQKHLGFQQKWRRLLSKEIKCMRQAKQYLTYDLTLEAYRHQTYRNYRASIRQAENIKLQAILGEVAQIKALINQEKCLLMED; this comes from the coding sequence ATGTATCATTTTATAGCATATTGGTATTTTTGGGGCTGGCTGTTCCTTTTTGGAGGATTGTTAGTGGGGACTGTTGATGTGATGGCTCAAAAAGGAAGGGACTTTGATACGACTGCTATTGTTCAAAAAGTAGCTCATGTGCCTCGCCTAAAAACACAGGAACCTAGTATTCTAGCCTATTATCTAACCAAGGAATGCCCGAACGATTATCACAAAGTTTTGGCAATTAGTTATTGGATTACGCAGAATATTAAATACAATTACAAGGCATTTAAAAATAAAATAGTAGGCCACAAAACCTCTGTAGAAGTACTTCGAAAACGCAAGGCGCTGTGTAAGGAATACGCTCAGTTGTTTAAGGATATGTGCACTAGTGTAGGAATTCAAGCTGAAATCGTAAATGGTTATACCAAAGGTTTTGACTTTGTTGAAACAGATACCTTGTACCGAGCGGAACATACTTGGTCAATTGTCGAAATAGATAATAGGTGGTATTTAATGGATTTGACCTATGGGAGTGGGCATGTTGCACACAAAAAGCAAGGTTTGCCTAAATTAATGGCAAGAGCATTTGGGATAAAGTATCGACCTAAATTTAAGTATGTGCATCAATTTAATCCCCAATGGTTTTTTGTTCCCCCTGATGAAATGATTTTTACACATTTCCCCAATCTCGAAATGTACCAATTGCTTAAAATGCCCCTGTCCTTAAAATTATTTAAGCAAGGTGGATGGGTCATTCATGGGCATTTATCTTGGTATTACAAAACACTAAAAGAAAGCCCAGAGATAGAGGCTTATGGAGCTCGTTCTCAAATTCAAAAATGGCTAAAAGAAGGAGAAGAGGGGCACCAGATCAATCCTGATAATTGCCGTGTGAAGGGAATGAATTATTACTTAGCATTAGATAGCTTATTTCGGGCTTTTTTTGATTCAAAGAACAATTGTCTAAATGTTTCTTTCAAAGAATTGGAACAATTGGAGGAATATATTGTGGTGGTAGATTCTTTTTTGAGGGAAGGGATTACCAACAATAATAGAGAGTTTGAATCAAAGCAATTACAGAGTTTACAATGGGAAAAACGGCTGAATAAGCAAAATAAAGTGCACATCGATTTGCTGCAAAAACAAATTCAAAAAAATCTTAGCGCACAGCAATTGGTTCAGCAAATTAAAAAAGAAAATTTATGGCATCAGCATTCTGCTGCCCAATGGATAAAGAGGCGATCGTTGCCCTGTGATTCTAATGCTACAATTGTAAAACAGGTAACGGAAATGGGGGGATTATTGGAACCAATAGATTCTCTAGAGGCGATTGCAAAAGAAGTAGATCATCAAAAAGATGTTCTTATAGCGCAATTGCAGGCTAAAAAACTTCGCATGAGTGAACTAAAAGAAATAGAAATCCTCAACGTTTATGAAAAAAATTCAGAGACAATAAAACGATTGATTCGCCAAAAAAAATTAAGGCTGCCTCTTGTTTATGAAAATAAGGTCTTTGAAGATAGACGGCAACTTGTGGAAAAATGCCAACAGGCAGACAGTCTTAATCAAGCTGTTGTTTATACTGCTTTATTGGCTCTGAGAAAAAAACAACTGGCTTCTCATCAGAATATTAAGGTATACTGCTGCTTGGTTAAGCAGGAATTAAAGCTACTAAAAGAAGCGCAACATAAACCGTTTGGGAACAGAAAAGAATGGAAACAACGATGTAGAAGGATTGTGGAAAATTTAAGTAAGGAATTAAAGTTTTATCAACTATCCTTGCAAAAACATCTTGGTTTTCAGCAAAAGTGGAGACGCTTGTTATCCAAAGAAATCAAATGCATGCGGCAAGCAAAACAATATTTAACCTATGATTTGACTTTGGAAGCTTACCGACATCAAACGTATCGGAACTATCGAGCATCCATTCGACAAGCTGAGAACATAAAGTTGCAGGCTATTTTGGGAGAGGTAGCCCAAATTAAGGCACTTATAAATCAAGAGAAATGTTTGCTAATGGAAGATTAA
- a CDS encoding DNA alkylation repair protein — MKPEKKFEFSAVLNPEVVAQIGQSIKKVWKPFERERFESKVSPKLASLAFKERANLIAQELHEFLPTDFAEGGQILLDAFGDELGSSETAKDNVFLYMPYGVYVSWYGLEEKDFELATQFLYEMTKRFSAEFAIRPFLEKYPSRMLKKMEQWVKDDNQHVRRLVSEGTRPRLPWAPRVTVYDDNYSVIIALLATLRNDPELYVRRSVANHLNDLTKDRKELVIQTLEKWNKKTTAQIEWITKHALRTLVKAGNSNALKLLGFSDSPQVEIGNFKVHQNELKLGEKLEFSFEINSKTSELQPLIVDYIIYFKKANGMQSPKVFKLKILDLAGNKSIKIQKKQLFKHFSTRILYEGEHAVELQINGQSYGRKAFELVFD; from the coding sequence ATGAAACCAGAAAAGAAATTTGAATTTAGTGCCGTCCTTAATCCCGAAGTAGTTGCACAAATAGGACAATCGATAAAAAAGGTTTGGAAGCCATTTGAGCGAGAGCGTTTTGAATCCAAGGTTAGCCCTAAGTTGGCTTCTTTGGCATTCAAGGAGCGGGCAAATTTGATTGCTCAAGAATTACATGAATTTTTACCAACCGATTTTGCAGAAGGAGGGCAAATATTGTTGGATGCTTTTGGCGATGAATTAGGAAGTTCTGAAACGGCAAAAGATAATGTATTTTTATACATGCCTTATGGTGTTTATGTGAGTTGGTATGGTTTAGAAGAGAAAGATTTTGAGTTGGCAACTCAATTTTTATACGAAATGACCAAGCGGTTTAGTGCAGAATTTGCCATTCGCCCTTTCCTAGAAAAATACCCTAGTCGGATGCTTAAAAAAATGGAACAGTGGGTAAAAGATGATAACCAACACGTACGAAGATTGGTGTCAGAAGGAACCCGCCCTCGTTTGCCTTGGGCGCCTAGGGTAACCGTTTATGATGATAATTATTCTGTTATTATTGCTTTGTTGGCTACACTCAGAAATGACCCTGAATTATATGTACGTCGCTCTGTTGCAAATCACCTGAATGATCTAACCAAAGATAGGAAAGAACTCGTGATTCAAACCTTAGAAAAATGGAATAAAAAGACAACAGCACAGATTGAATGGATCACCAAACATGCACTTAGAACCTTGGTAAAAGCAGGTAATTCGAATGCGCTAAAGCTCTTGGGGTTCTCAGATTCGCCACAAGTTGAAATAGGCAATTTTAAGGTACACCAAAATGAGTTGAAGCTAGGAGAAAAATTAGAGTTTTCTTTTGAAATTAATTCTAAAACTTCAGAATTGCAACCGTTAATAGTTGATTACATCATCTATTTTAAAAAAGCCAATGGGATGCAATCCCCTAAAGTATTTAAATTAAAAATCTTGGACTTAGCTGGGAATAAGTCTATTAAAATACAAAAGAAGCAACTTTTTAAACATTTTAGTACCCGCATATTGTATGAAGGAGAGCATGCTGTAGAATTGCAAATCAATGGTCAAAGTTATGGAAGGAAGGCGTTTGAACTCGTTTTTGACTAA
- a CDS encoding endonuclease MutS2, which yields MKLAPKDLYQTLEFDKILEITESYCYGTLGKDYFRNLIPSTEASQIERWLLEVFEYTQTYENNHNFPMSNYASIGEDLKMLSIEGYVLSVESLRNVAKTLLVCYDIYGFFSKRKSTKTLYPTLYDIIRIADFDKELLSEIQRVIDEEGNIRPNASPELLRIARMQNSKRQELDKKFRQIIVHYQSKGWLKDNKESFRNSRRVLSVPSERKRQVRGIIHDESASGKTVFIEPEGVIDLNNDIFDLERDYQREIYRILRDLSNLLRPYIDQLQQYENIIVRFDTIQAKTQLATQLDATKPKVMLTPHYKIRNVIHPLLALKNKTAGVKTVPFHLHFKKDTRILVLSGPNAGGKSVCMKAIGLVQLMLQSGMLIPANEGAEMGIFEQIFADIGDQQSLEDELSTYSSRLQNARFFMENANDKTLILIDEFGSGTDPKMGGAIAEAILRDLNRKKAFGVITTHYSNLKVFAFENKGLINGSMIFDKDSLSPTYQMKMGKPGSSYAFEIATKSGLPNQVIGYARRKVGKQNHNLDEILVDLQRERQKAVEAHEQVLEHQKRLDQLIKNYESAFRELEFARKKLKLQIKEQELVETEKTNKELQKVLRELKTSSNKEKAAQKAKTLLEQSQIERKKITDDVNAVKEGIYEVYEQADDGVIEVGSYVKLRSGGGMGIVKEIKRKEAKVEMGNLNLMVKLRDLQLIKNPILSQQTAIVKTDTLSKKAHFEPKIDIRGMRYEDALERIQEFMDNALMASANEVRIIHGKGSGALRKVVTKKLREYKNIVRSYHPEPHQGGNGMTIVELG from the coding sequence ATGAAACTTGCACCGAAAGATTTGTATCAAACGTTAGAGTTTGATAAAATACTAGAAATTACTGAAAGTTACTGCTATGGAACCTTGGGAAAAGATTATTTTCGCAACCTCATTCCAAGTACCGAAGCCTCTCAAATTGAGCGTTGGCTCCTAGAGGTATTTGAATACACTCAAACCTATGAAAACAACCATAATTTTCCGATGAGCAACTATGCTAGTATTGGAGAAGATCTAAAAATGTTGAGCATAGAAGGTTATGTACTCTCTGTTGAAAGCCTCCGAAACGTAGCCAAAACACTTTTAGTTTGTTATGATATTTATGGTTTTTTCAGCAAACGAAAAAGCACCAAAACGCTTTATCCCACGCTCTATGACATTATTAGAATAGCAGATTTTGATAAAGAGCTCTTGAGTGAAATACAACGGGTTATTGATGAAGAAGGCAATATTCGCCCCAATGCATCCCCCGAATTGTTGCGTATTGCTAGAATGCAAAATAGCAAACGCCAAGAGTTGGATAAAAAATTCCGCCAAATCATTGTCCATTATCAAAGCAAAGGTTGGCTAAAAGACAACAAAGAAAGTTTTAGAAATAGTCGCCGAGTATTGTCTGTTCCTTCGGAACGCAAACGCCAAGTGCGAGGAATTATTCACGATGAATCGGCTTCGGGAAAAACGGTTTTTATTGAGCCTGAAGGAGTCATTGATCTAAACAATGATATTTTTGATTTAGAACGAGATTATCAACGAGAAATTTACCGAATTTTGCGGGATTTGAGCAATTTATTGCGTCCTTATATCGATCAGTTGCAGCAATATGAAAACATTATTGTTCGCTTTGATACCATACAAGCCAAAACGCAATTGGCGACCCAACTGGATGCAACTAAGCCTAAAGTGATGCTCACGCCTCATTACAAAATACGCAATGTTATCCACCCTTTATTGGCCCTAAAAAACAAAACGGCTGGTGTAAAAACGGTTCCTTTTCATTTGCACTTCAAAAAGGATACTCGAATTTTGGTCTTAAGTGGTCCTAATGCTGGGGGTAAGTCGGTTTGTATGAAAGCCATTGGACTGGTTCAATTGATGCTACAATCAGGGATGCTTATTCCTGCCAACGAAGGGGCTGAAATGGGAATCTTTGAACAGATTTTTGCAGATATTGGTGATCAACAATCCTTAGAAGATGAGTTGAGTACTTATAGCTCTCGATTGCAGAATGCTCGCTTTTTTATGGAAAACGCCAACGACAAAACATTGATCTTAATTGATGAGTTTGGTTCGGGAACGGATCCTAAAATGGGCGGTGCCATCGCAGAGGCCATTTTGCGAGATCTCAATAGAAAAAAAGCCTTTGGGGTAATTACCACCCATTATTCTAATCTCAAAGTTTTTGCTTTTGAAAACAAAGGTTTGATTAATGGTTCTATGATTTTTGATAAAGATAGCCTCTCTCCTACTTATCAGATGAAGATGGGAAAACCAGGTAGTTCTTATGCCTTTGAAATTGCCACCAAAAGTGGGCTGCCCAATCAGGTGATTGGTTATGCTAGACGGAAGGTTGGAAAACAAAACCATAACTTGGATGAAATTCTAGTGGATTTGCAACGAGAACGCCAAAAAGCGGTTGAAGCGCATGAACAGGTATTAGAACATCAGAAACGCTTGGATCAATTGATCAAAAATTATGAGTCGGCGTTTAGGGAGTTAGAATTTGCTCGAAAAAAGCTAAAACTTCAAATCAAAGAGCAAGAATTAGTTGAAACGGAAAAAACCAACAAGGAGCTTCAAAAGGTATTGCGAGAGCTAAAAACATCTAGTAATAAGGAAAAAGCAGCCCAAAAGGCTAAAACATTGTTGGAACAATCGCAAATAGAGCGCAAAAAAATAACCGATGATGTCAACGCCGTAAAAGAAGGCATTTATGAGGTCTATGAGCAAGCCGATGATGGGGTCATTGAAGTAGGTTCTTATGTTAAGTTGCGTTCTGGCGGTGGTATGGGAATTGTCAAGGAAATCAAACGCAAAGAAGCTAAGGTAGAAATGGGCAATTTAAATCTGATGGTTAAGTTACGAGATTTACAATTGATCAAAAACCCTATTCTTTCTCAACAAACCGCTATTGTCAAAACGGATACCCTCAGCAAAAAGGCACACTTTGAGCCTAAAATTGACATTCGTGGAATGCGTTATGAGGATGCTTTAGAACGCATTCAGGAGTTTATGGACAATGCCTTGATGGCTAGTGCCAATGAGGTCCGAATTATCCATGGCAAAGGCTCTGGTGCTTTGCGTAAGGTGGTCACTAAAAAACTAAGAGAATACAAAAACATTGTTCGTTCTTATCATCCTGAACCGCATCAAGGTGGCAATGGAATGACGATTGTTGAGTTGGGGTAA
- a CDS encoding BamA/TamA family outer membrane protein: MIKKVAFFLFIFYLPFLLSAQKGDSTLTTAPGLLTIQPLDKEKKFFKQQRIKFEYRVQDSSQVQKQLYDILKQLHGSAYLTASVDTLFQDENNYTAYFFVGERYEWASLTNGNVAPAFLSAIGFRERLYTNQPFYYKEVVQLQEKLLTYLENHGYPFAQVYIDSVRIEASEIAAKIYFEKGPLIFFDALKIKGRSRNPKRQNKKKKVRITPGFMASYLGIRKDKLYSEKLVKKVQNRINALRYLNNYQTPYVIFRDRKAELNLFLMDRPSSKIDVLLGFLPTKDAVTGQQKFDFTGNIDIDLINPLGTGKRLQFKWQQLSLGTSDLLVRFGWPYLLKTPLGVDLAFKLYKRDSAYIDIITDVGLQYLFNGNSYIKAFWVNTNTNLINIDTNTIKSTRRLPAMLDIDNTSFGLAFYYDNLDYKYNPRKGFETKLVASFSLKRVRKNNTIEEISDPLDSTFNFASLYDTIVPNTFQYRFLVEHSHFFQLLKWSTLMARFKGGVIISKDPIYDNETFRIGGNKLLRGFDEEALLATWYNVLSLEWRFLFGRNSYAYLFGDFAYIQKQTISSAAYSDFPIGFGVGVALETKVGIFALSYALGTQQGNPILFNNSKVHFGYVYSF, encoded by the coding sequence TTGATAAAAAAGGTCGCATTTTTCCTCTTCATCTTTTATCTCCCTTTTTTGTTGTCAGCACAAAAAGGAGACAGTACGCTTACTACAGCACCTGGTCTGTTAACCATCCAACCTTTAGATAAGGAAAAGAAATTTTTTAAGCAGCAACGCATTAAGTTTGAATATCGTGTACAAGATTCTAGTCAAGTACAAAAGCAACTCTATGATATTCTGAAACAACTTCATGGTAGCGCTTATTTAACGGCGTCTGTTGATACCTTATTTCAAGATGAGAACAATTATACGGCTTATTTTTTTGTTGGAGAACGCTATGAATGGGCTAGTTTGACCAATGGCAATGTAGCTCCTGCATTTTTGTCGGCAATTGGCTTTAGAGAACGTCTATATACCAATCAGCCCTTTTATTATAAAGAGGTCGTGCAATTGCAAGAGAAGCTATTGACCTATTTAGAAAACCATGGTTATCCTTTTGCACAGGTATACATTGATAGTGTCCGAATTGAAGCTTCAGAAATCGCTGCAAAAATCTATTTTGAAAAAGGACCGTTGATTTTTTTTGATGCTCTTAAAATTAAAGGTAGGAGCCGAAACCCCAAGCGGCAAAATAAGAAAAAAAAGGTGCGAATTACTCCTGGATTTATGGCGAGTTATTTGGGCATTCGAAAGGATAAATTATACAGCGAAAAGTTGGTCAAAAAAGTTCAGAACAGAATCAATGCCTTGCGCTATCTAAATAATTATCAGACCCCCTATGTTATTTTTCGAGATAGAAAGGCCGAACTTAATCTTTTTTTGATGGATCGTCCTTCTAGTAAAATTGATGTCTTGCTGGGTTTTTTACCAACCAAAGATGCTGTTACAGGACAACAGAAATTCGATTTTACAGGGAATATTGATATTGATTTGATAAATCCTTTGGGAACAGGAAAACGCTTGCAGTTTAAATGGCAACAATTGAGTTTAGGAACTTCTGATTTGTTGGTGCGTTTTGGGTGGCCTTATTTATTAAAAACGCCCTTAGGAGTAGATTTAGCCTTTAAATTGTACAAACGAGACTCTGCCTATATTGATATTATAACAGATGTTGGATTGCAGTATTTATTTAATGGGAATAGTTATATCAAGGCATTTTGGGTCAATACCAATACCAATCTTATCAATATAGACACCAATACGATTAAAAGTACTCGCCGACTTCCTGCAATGTTGGATATAGACAACACTTCATTTGGGTTAGCCTTTTATTATGATAATTTGGATTATAAATACAATCCTCGCAAGGGCTTTGAAACAAAATTAGTAGCAAGCTTTTCTCTTAAGAGAGTTCGAAAAAACAACACCATAGAGGAAATTTCAGATCCTCTAGACAGCACTTTTAACTTTGCTTCCTTATACGATACCATTGTACCCAATACCTTTCAGTATCGGTTTTTAGTAGAACATAGTCATTTCTTTCAACTGTTGAAATGGAGTACATTAATGGCTCGATTTAAGGGAGGGGTTATTATCTCTAAAGATCCAATTTATGACAATGAGACTTTTCGTATCGGAGGGAACAAATTACTTAGAGGTTTTGACGAAGAAGCTTTATTGGCAACTTGGTATAATGTACTGAGTCTCGAATGGCGATTTTTATTTGGGCGGAACTCATACGCTTATTTATTTGGCGACTTTGCTTATATTCAAAAACAAACGATTAGTAGTGCTGCTTACAGTGATTTTCCAATTGGTTTTGGGGTGGGAGTAGCCTTGGAGACCAAGGTGGGAATTTTTGCCTTAAGCTATGCCTTAGGAACACAACAGGGGAATCCTATTTTATTTAACAATAGCAAGGTGCATTTTGGTTATGTGTATTCTTTTTGA
- a CDS encoding DUF547 domain-containing protein, with product MRHLCFSSLIVATLILACSNGRTSQETVTENTENTNSTMASMDDPVLEKNTVESVALTEVTSPASINKATEKKEAPKESTPSAEAKAVPASSTPTPEVKPDLPKESMVSSEPTPAPTSTTSEAPKTTVTPTTNPVANANVTTATKPVEKKIELSHDGFDQLLRKYVNSSGGVNYSGFQKEKATLAAYLDLLKKNAPQSSWSKNKEIAYWINLYNAFTIYAIVEKYPVSSIMDLEGGKVWDKKKIVIGGKSLTLNDIEKEKLLKRFKEPRVHFAVNCAAASCPPLLNKAWTEDNVQRYLAKQTKAFINNAKYNSISAKSLEISQIFNWYAGDFGGSDKVVAYFQKYSEIEINGNAKVKFKTYDWKLNKQ from the coding sequence ATGAGACATCTATGCTTTAGCTCGCTTATTGTGGCAACATTAATCCTTGCTTGCTCTAACGGAAGAACTTCACAAGAAACCGTAACCGAGAACACCGAAAATACCAATTCTACTATGGCATCTATGGATGATCCTGTATTGGAAAAAAACACTGTAGAATCTGTTGCATTGACCGAAGTAACAAGTCCTGCTTCTATTAATAAGGCAACAGAAAAAAAAGAAGCACCTAAGGAGTCTACCCCTTCTGCGGAGGCAAAAGCGGTTCCTGCTAGCTCGACTCCAACGCCCGAAGTTAAGCCTGACTTGCCTAAAGAATCAATGGTAAGCTCTGAGCCAACTCCAGCGCCTACCTCTACGACTAGTGAAGCACCTAAAACAACAGTAACTCCAACCACGAATCCAGTCGCTAATGCAAACGTTACAACTGCTACAAAACCAGTTGAGAAAAAGATTGAATTGAGCCATGATGGATTTGATCAATTGCTACGCAAATATGTCAACAGTAGTGGAGGTGTAAATTACAGTGGTTTTCAAAAAGAAAAAGCAACATTGGCTGCCTACTTAGACTTGCTAAAAAAGAACGCTCCTCAAAGCAGTTGGTCTAAAAATAAAGAAATAGCTTATTGGATAAACTTGTACAATGCGTTTACAATTTATGCGATCGTAGAAAAATACCCTGTAAGTAGCATAATGGACTTGGAAGGGGGAAAAGTTTGGGATAAAAAGAAAATTGTTATTGGTGGCAAAAGCTTAACCTTAAATGATATAGAAAAAGAAAAATTATTAAAGCGCTTCAAGGAGCCTAGAGTACATTTTGCTGTTAATTGTGCGGCTGCCTCTTGTCCTCCATTGTTGAATAAGGCTTGGACGGAAGATAATGTACAACGTTATTTAGCCAAACAAACAAAGGCTTTTATTAACAATGCCAAATACAACTCCATCAGCGCTAAATCACTTGAAATTTCGCAGATATTTAATTGGTATGCTGGTGACTTTGGAGGAAGTGACAAGGTTGTGGCTTATTTCCAAAAATATTCAGAAATAGAAATCAATGGGAATGCTAAAGTAAAATTTAAAACGTACGACTGGAAATTGAACAAACAATAA